DNA from Pelodiscus sinensis isolate JC-2024 chromosome 1, ASM4963464v1, whole genome shotgun sequence:
GATACCTCGGCAAACATGAGAGAGGCCAGCAGGTCTCTTCAGGGCCAAGCCCTATTGTTGCGTTGTATGGTTTTGTGTAGAGTATGGAGAGAAGGAAGAAACAGCGTCAatttggggaaacaccacaacccGGGGTCTGATACGTAAACCCTCAGGCAGTGGCAACAGGCCAGGTTACTGCGACTCTAGTCCAGCAGATTTGCCCTGGGCCACatccccaaacaatccctcccagcacctttgCTCTGGTACGCGGTGATGTTAGGCAGTTGTGTAGTGCACACCCAACACTCATAACCGTAGCGTACAGGATGAGAGAAACTGCCAGTCTGGGAGCCCTGTCATgatgctccacttctgcattTTGGAAGCCAGCAGAAACCAGCCAGGGGGTGCGTTTAGCAGAGCCTCGCACCCGGGGATATATTTCATAGATGTGGTTGGTTGGGACGCCGCTGTGCCCATGGGATTTCTTGTTTTTGTTGCACAACAAAGTTTTGGAGTGATGGGTGATTAGACACACAATTGTGCCATCCGCCACCGAGACTGTGCGTACCATGAGCGCTGAGGAAAGAGGTTTCCCTCTCACGTTGGTCCTTAGAGACTGAGTTGATCCGACCAGATGCCTTCTTTGACGGGACGCTAAGCCTGATTAGAGTCCACGGTGAAATGTTTAGGATCACGTACCATGGCGGATCACAAAGAGGTCAGGGACCCTGGTGATGACTCTTTTATATCCTAGATTAAATTAGGCACACGCTGCTCTGATTCATTTTTTCTGGGCGATCCGGAGCACCCTctcccggatctgtttggtttTCACCCCGTACACAATAGGGTTTAGCATGGGGGGTGCCAGGAGGTAGAGATTGGCTATTATGATGTGGATGTGATGAGGGACGTTGTGCCCAAAGCGGTGGGCGAGGAAGGTGAAGAGGGCAGGAATGTAAAAGGCCAGAATGACACACAAGTGAGACGCGCAGGTGCTGAAGGCCTTGAGACGGGCGTCCGTGGATGGGAGTCTCAGTACGGCTTGGAGGATCATAGCGTAGGACATGGAGATGAGCAGCACGTCAAACCCCACCACCATGAAAGCCACAAAGAGGCCATAAATGACATTGACGCGTGTGTCCCCACACACCAGCTTCACCACGGCCATGTGCTCGCAGTAGGAGTGGGGGATCAGGCAGCTCTGGCCGAAGGGCAGCCCGTGCgcgaggaaggagaaggggctcaCCAGAAGGACCCCACGGGCCAGCACCAGGCTCCCGATTGTCACTATGGCCGGGATGGACAGGATGCTGGAGTGCCGGAGTGGGcagcagatggccacgtagcgatccaaggCCATGGCCATGAACACCCCCGACTCCACTGAGGAGAAGGCATGGACGAAGAACATCTGAGCCAGGCAGGCGTGGAACCCGATCTCCCTGGAGCCCAGCCAGAAGATACCCAGCATTTTGGGGACCGAGGACGTGGAGAGGACCAAGTCAGTGATGGCCAGCATAGCCAGGAAGAGGTACATGGGCTCATGCAGGCTCGGCTCTGTCTTTATAATGAAGAGGACAATGACGTTTCCCAGCACGGCAATGACATACATGATGAAGAAAGGGAAAGCGATCCAAAACTGGGCCTCCTCCAGTCCTGGGATACCAACCAGGAGGAAGACATCAGGCTGGGAGTGGCTGCTGGAGTTTGGGCATGACATGACCTGTTCTCTTCCTCCTTGGGAGAGCCTTCACCCTGTAAACAAGCAGCACAGAGTCCATGAGGGCCGATTCACTTCCTGGGAAACCTGGGTGCAAGAGAGATACCGAATGTTGGATCAAGGGTCTCCGTTCCCACGACCAGGCTCAGCCCCGAGATGGCCACTTACACAGAGTCACTGCAGTTAGAGATTGTCACCGCTCCATTGATTCCTTCGTGAGATGGTTTGAAGATTTTGGAAGGGACAGGGAGTTCCCCCTTTTGAGATTCAATTCCCTGTCCTGTTCTGGGTTTTTGCATGCGGTGTGAGTGTGGGAAGAATGAGGCGTGATGGGGAGTAGAGCGTTTTTCTTTGTCGTCTTTCGTCTTTGTGACTCAGTGCAGCATTCTGTCCCTCCCCTCCGGTCAGTCCTTCTCAACCCGGGCAAGGAAAGGACACACAGATGCCTGTGTGAAAAATAACTAGCGTAGCTGCTGGGCTAATGATTCCATGGGCCGTGTTAGCCAAACCCTGATGGAGACACCGGTGCAGTTGGAGAAAGTAGCCTCGGGAGAGGATCTGATT
Protein-coding regions in this window:
- the LOC102461059 gene encoding olfactory receptor 52R1-like produces the protein MSCPNSSSHSQPDVFLLVGIPGLEEAQFWIAFPFFIMYVIAVLGNVIVLFIIKTEPSLHEPMYLFLAMLAITDLVLSTSSVPKMLGIFWLGSREIGFHACLAQMFFVHAFSSVESGVFMAMALDRYVAICCPLRHSSILSIPAIVTIGSLVLARGVLLVSPFSFLAHGLPFGQSCLIPHSYCEHMAVVKLVCGDTRVNVIYGLFVAFMVVGFDVLLISMSYAMILQAVLRLPSTDARLKAFSTCASHLCVILAFYIPALFTFLAHRFGHNVPHHIHIIIANLYLLAPPMLNPIVYGVKTKQIRERVLRIAQKK